The genomic stretch AAGACGATAATTGGGAATCCCCCAGCGGAGCACCCCTCCGGGTTCGGGCCCGGCCTCAAAGACGTCACAGGAGTAGCCTAATAAGGTTAGAAAATAAGCAGCGGCCAGACCGCTGGGACCTGCACCCATGACGGCGATCTTTTGTTTCTTGGAGACCTGTTGCGGCAAGGTGGGCTTTAAATGATACCGGGCGGCGTTTTCAGGCAGGAAACGCTCGATGACGGAAATAGCCACGGTTTCATCAAAGTATCCCCGGTTACAAATGGCTTCACAAGGGTGATAGCAGACCCGTCCGCAGACGGCCGGAAAGGGGTTTTCCAAAAGGATCGTTTCCCAGGCCTCTTTAAGCTGGCCCTGGCTGGTAAGCATCTCGATGCGGCCGATATCTTCCCCTGCCGGACAGGCGGCGCCGCAGGGGGCGGTTTTTTCATTATAACGGGGTTTGAGAAAGCGCCAGGAACCTGTTTTATTGCCTTCACTGGACAGATAGGAACGGGAGATGAACAAGGAGCCGGTCCCGCTGTTGCTGGAATCAACCGTCATGGTTTCTCCTCCATTCCCAGAACCTGCACTTCTTCGTAGGCCTCTCTCGCCGCCAGGATGTTC from Deltaproteobacteria bacterium encodes the following:
- a CDS encoding NAD(P)-binding protein, which encodes MTVDSSNSGTGSLFISRSYLSSEGNKTGSWRFLKPRYNEKTAPCGAACPAGEDIGRIEMLTSQGQLKEAWETILLENPFPAVCGRVCYHPCEAICNRGYFDETVAISVIERFLPENAARYHLKPTLPQQVSKKQKIAVMGAGPSGLAAAYFLTLLGYSCDVFEAGPEPGGVLRWGIPNYRL